GGGCGGATTGGCGCTGCGCAATCTGGCGGAGAATGCGCGCGCGGACCTGTCGGGCGCAGTGACGGTGCAGATTGTCGAAGCGAACGCCGAAATACGCGCGGCCAGTGCAGATGCAGCCGCGCAGGCGCTGGGCAATCACCCGCTTGTCACCTCGGTGCGCGTGGTGCCCGAGGCGGAGCTGGCTGAATTGCTCGAGCCATGGCTGGGCGCCAATGCGGCGAGCGGCGATGTGCCGATACCTGCGCTGATCGATGTCGAACTGTCGCGCCGCGCCTCGGCAGACGAAGTCGCCCAATTGCAGGCCGCGCTCGATTCTGTGGTCGAGGGCACGCGGGTTGATGCCCAGTCAGAATGGCTGCGTCCGGTCTATGATGCGCTCGCCGCGCTGCAATATCTCGCGCTCGTGCTGATCGCGCTGATCGCCTTTGCCACTGCAGCGGCCGTGTGGCTGGCGGCGCGCACCGCCTTTTCCAATCACCGCGAGACGGTGGAGGTCATCCACTTGCTGGGCGGAACCGACGCGCAGGTCACCAGGATATTCCAGCGCTCGGTGCTGCGCGATGCGGCGTTTGGCGCGATTGTCGGCCTGCTGCTGGGGCTGGGCGCGGTCTGGCTGCTCGGCATGCAATTTGCCGCGCTTGATAGCGGAATGGTCGGCGGAGGGGGGCTAGACTGGGCAGACTGGCTGGTGATCGCCGCGATTCCTGTCGGCGGCGTTCTGCTGGCGCTCATAACAGGGCGCATAACCATCGGCTTTGCGCTAAGGTCGATGTTGTAGGCCCATGAAGATCATCCGCTACCTCCTTTCCGGCACTGTGCTCGTATGGGCGCTCGGCTTCCTGTGGTTCGCTGTCTCGCTGCCGCAACCGGCAGACGGACTGACGACCGATGCGGTTATCGTGCCCACCGGCGGCGCGGGGCGGATCGCGCAGGGGCTCGAGGTGCTCGATCAGGGTCTGGCGACGCAAATGCTCGTCACCGGCGTTGATCCCGAAGTCACGCCGGAAGAATTCGCCGCCGAATTCGAAGTGGACGAAGCGCGAATGGATTGCTGCATCACGCTGGGCTTCCGCGCAGTCGATACGCGTAGCAACGCCACCGAAACCGCAGAATGGGTCGAAGCCAATGCAATCACCTCGCTGCGGCTGGTCACAACAGACTGGCACATGCGCCGCGCGGCCAACGAATTGCACCGCAAAATTCCATCCAACGTAAAAGTGGTGCGGGACGCCGTGCCTTCCGAGCCGAGCCTTGCCAGCCTGTTCCTTGAATACCACAAGCTGATCGCCAGTTTCGCGGCCGGTCTTTTGGGGTTTTGAGGCAGTCTTGGCCTATCTTCGCAGTCTGATTTACTACCCCCTCTTCTACGGGTTCAGCGCCTGCCTTGTCGTGGCATCGGTGCTGGCGATCCCGTTCGGGCGCGAGCGGCTGAAGAAGGTCGTCGCGCTATGGGGCCGGTGGCATCACTGGTGCGTCGAGAATATTCTCGACATCAAGATCGTGCAGGAAGGGGTGATCCCGGACGAGCCGGTTCTGATCGCGGTCAAGCATGAGAGCTTCTTTGAAGCGATCGACATGCCGCGGCTTTTTTCCTTCCCGACAGTCTTTGCCAAGCAGGAGCTGTTCTGGATCCCGGGCTGGGGTTACTCCGCCAAGATCTACGGGCTGGTGCCCGTCGCCCGCGACAAGGGGGCCAAGGCGCTGCGCAATATGATCGCGACCGCCAAATTGCGCATCAATGAAGGCCGCCCCTTGGTGATCTTCCCCGAAGGCACGCGGGTAAAACACGGCGCAGAGCCGCCTTTGCAATCGGGCTTTGCCGGTATTTACAAGCTGCTGGGCCTGCCGGTCGTGCCAATCGCGGTGGATAGCGGGCCGACCTATCACAGAATCGTGAAGCGACCCGGCACGATCACCTACCGCGTCGGCGAGATGATCCCCGCCGGCCTCCCCCGCGCCGAAGCCGAAGCTCGCGTGCACCGGGCGATTAATGCGTTGAACCGGGGTGAGAGTGTGAGTGATAGTGGCTCGGTGGCTGCTAGCGCTTAGTGGACAGGCCGATGTGTGTTTCCGCGGAGTCTTTGTTTGCGTGGACGCATCCGCGCCCACGTCCTCGCTAGACGTGCGGCAAGCCGCACCCGCTGCGGGCGCCCGGTCGGGCTTTGACTGCCGTGACCAAGGATCAGGAACAACATTCGTGGCTTGGAATGGGTCGGTCCGCGACAGCGGGCCGCAAGGGCGACCGCCCGTCCGCAGCGGGCGCATCTTTGATGCGCGTCTAGCGAGGAGTTCGCCCGGAGGGGCGAACACAAATCATAAATGATCCTCGCGCCCGAAGTCGGGGCGATCATCGTCTTGC
This genomic window from uncultured Erythrobacter sp. contains:
- a CDS encoding FtsX-like permease family protein — its product is MTDAPPQPEEGAEKAPQNTAPKRMGNAKLLPPTRFGGPIPWVIAILIALVVIAAAGGLALRNLAENARADLSGAVTVQIVEANAEIRAASADAAAQALGNHPLVTSVRVVPEAELAELLEPWLGANAASGDVPIPALIDVELSRRASADEVAQLQAALDSVVEGTRVDAQSEWLRPVYDALAALQYLALVLIALIAFATAAAVWLAARTAFSNHRETVEVIHLLGGTDAQVTRIFQRSVLRDAAFGAIVGLLLGLGAVWLLGMQFAALDSGMVGGGGLDWADWLVIAAIPVGGVLLALITGRITIGFALRSML
- a CDS encoding YdcF family protein; this translates as MKIIRYLLSGTVLVWALGFLWFAVSLPQPADGLTTDAVIVPTGGAGRIAQGLEVLDQGLATQMLVTGVDPEVTPEEFAAEFEVDEARMDCCITLGFRAVDTRSNATETAEWVEANAITSLRLVTTDWHMRRAANELHRKIPSNVKVVRDAVPSEPSLASLFLEYHKLIASFAAGLLGF
- a CDS encoding lysophospholipid acyltransferase family protein is translated as MAYLRSLIYYPLFYGFSACLVVASVLAIPFGRERLKKVVALWGRWHHWCVENILDIKIVQEGVIPDEPVLIAVKHESFFEAIDMPRLFSFPTVFAKQELFWIPGWGYSAKIYGLVPVARDKGAKALRNMIATAKLRINEGRPLVIFPEGTRVKHGAEPPLQSGFAGIYKLLGLPVVPIAVDSGPTYHRIVKRPGTITYRVGEMIPAGLPRAEAEARVHRAINALNRGESVSDSGSVAASA